The following coding sequences lie in one Lysobacter capsici genomic window:
- the guaB gene encoding IMP dehydrogenase has product MLRIQAEALTYDDVSLVPAHSIVLPKDVNLSTRLTRDLSIRLPILSAAMDTVSEARLAIALAQLGGISIIHKNMSLEAQAAQVAKVKKFEAGVIREPFTVGPETTIGEVLKLTRARNISGVPVVDGGQLVGIVTSRDMRFETKLDDPVRHIMTKRDRLITVHEGASDEEVLQLLHKHRIEKILVVNDGFELRGLITVKDIQKKTDNPNAAKDSAERLLVGAAVGVGGDTEARVEALAAAGVDVVVVDTAHGHSQGVLDRVQWVKKRFPQLQVIGGNIVTGEAALALMDHGADAVKVGVGPGSICTTRVVAGVGVPQVTAVAMVAEALKDRIPLIADGGIRYSGDIGKALVAGASTVMVGGLFAGTEEAPGEIELFQGRSYKSYRGMGSLGAMEQGSKDRYFQDASDADKLVPEGIEGRVPYRGSLGGVVHQLAGGLRATMGYVGCATIEEMRKKPSFVRITNAGARESHVHDVQITKEPPNYRAG; this is encoded by the coding sequence ATGCTGCGCATCCAGGCTGAAGCGCTTACTTACGACGATGTGTCTCTCGTCCCCGCGCATTCGATCGTCCTGCCTAAGGACGTAAACCTCTCCACCCGCCTGACCCGCGACCTGTCGATCCGTCTGCCGATCCTGTCGGCCGCGATGGACACCGTCAGCGAGGCCCGCCTTGCGATCGCACTGGCCCAGCTCGGCGGCATCAGCATCATCCACAAGAACATGAGCCTGGAAGCCCAGGCCGCGCAGGTCGCCAAGGTCAAGAAGTTCGAGGCCGGGGTGATCCGCGAACCGTTCACCGTGGGGCCGGAAACCACCATCGGCGAAGTGCTCAAGCTGACCCGCGCGCGCAACATCTCCGGCGTGCCGGTGGTCGACGGCGGCCAGCTGGTCGGCATCGTCACCAGCCGCGACATGCGCTTCGAGACCAAGCTCGATGATCCGGTCCGCCACATCATGACCAAGCGCGATCGCCTGATCACCGTGCACGAAGGCGCCAGCGACGAGGAAGTCCTGCAGCTGCTGCACAAGCACCGCATCGAAAAGATCCTGGTGGTCAACGACGGCTTCGAGCTGCGCGGCCTGATCACGGTCAAGGACATCCAGAAGAAGACCGACAACCCCAACGCCGCCAAGGACAGCGCCGAGCGCTTGCTGGTGGGCGCGGCGGTCGGCGTCGGCGGCGACACCGAGGCGCGCGTGGAAGCACTGGCCGCGGCCGGCGTGGACGTGGTCGTGGTCGATACCGCGCACGGCCATTCGCAGGGCGTGCTCGACCGCGTGCAATGGGTCAAGAAGCGCTTCCCGCAATTGCAGGTGATCGGCGGCAACATCGTCACCGGCGAGGCGGCCTTGGCGTTGATGGATCACGGCGCGGACGCGGTCAAGGTCGGCGTCGGTCCGGGGTCGATCTGCACCACGCGCGTGGTCGCCGGTGTCGGCGTGCCGCAGGTGACCGCGGTGGCGATGGTCGCCGAGGCGTTGAAGGATCGTATTCCGCTGATCGCCGACGGCGGCATCCGCTACTCGGGCGACATCGGCAAGGCGCTGGTCGCGGGCGCATCGACGGTGATGGTCGGTGGCCTGTTCGCCGGCACCGAGGAAGCGCCGGGCGAAATCGAACTGTTCCAGGGCCGCAGCTACAAGAGCTACCGCGGCATGGGCAGCCTGGGCGCGATGGAGCAGGGCTCCAAAGACCGCTATTTCCAGGACGCCTCCGACGCCGACAAGCTCGTGCCCGAAGGCATCGAAGGCCGCGTGCCGTACCGCGGTTCGCTCGGCGGCGTGGTCCACCAACTCGCCGGCGGCCTGCGCGCGACGATGGGCTACGTGGGCTGCGCGACCATCGAGGAAATGCGCAAGAAGCCCAGCTTCGTGCGCATCACCAACGCCGGCGCGCGCGAAAGCCATGTACATGACGTGCAGATCACCAAGGAACCGCCGAACTATCGCGCCGGCTGA
- a CDS encoding Cache 3/Cache 2 fusion domain-containing protein: MISHSLRVRLLLPILALVLVVVVALTVVLAMVEANRVRANADQSIDRQTSALQSLFAVTHSIMLERVQGSMRLLRHEADRVGNPSIGPQTRVDTRSTNDLLLGGTPQANNFALVDTVTSIAQGTATIFSRSGDDFVRIATNVKKDDGNRAIGTVLDPQGKAIAQIRKGQSFYGVVDILGNPYVTGYEPVFAGSDTSRAIGIWYVGYKTDLQALTRVIDDSRVLESGFIAVFDGKGKLRFQSKTGASLDPAKINSIVTDLPPDWVVTKQDVADWGFTLVAAYPKSDVNRVIVKQSLWISSIGLLVCALLLGLQWSLIQNRVLRPIQRLTAVAEELSVGKWNHTIAEADLKDEIGKLARAISRLSYSVRVAMEKLSKQR; the protein is encoded by the coding sequence ATGATCAGTCACTCGTTGCGGGTACGCCTGCTGCTGCCCATTCTGGCCCTGGTCCTTGTCGTGGTGGTCGCGCTCACCGTGGTGCTGGCGATGGTCGAAGCCAACCGCGTGCGGGCCAACGCCGACCAATCCATCGACCGCCAGACCAGCGCGTTGCAGAGCCTGTTCGCGGTCACCCACTCGATCATGCTCGAACGCGTGCAGGGCTCGATGCGCCTGCTGCGCCATGAAGCCGACCGCGTCGGCAACCCGAGCATCGGTCCGCAAACCCGCGTCGATACCCGTTCCACCAACGATCTGTTGCTGGGCGGCACGCCGCAAGCCAACAACTTCGCGCTGGTCGACACCGTGACCTCGATCGCCCAGGGCACGGCGACGATTTTCTCGCGCAGCGGCGACGATTTCGTGCGCATCGCCACCAACGTCAAGAAAGACGACGGCAACCGCGCGATCGGCACCGTGCTCGATCCGCAGGGCAAGGCGATCGCGCAAATCCGCAAGGGCCAGAGCTTCTACGGCGTGGTCGACATCCTCGGCAATCCCTACGTGACCGGGTATGAGCCGGTGTTCGCCGGTTCCGACACCTCGCGCGCGATCGGCATCTGGTACGTGGGCTACAAGACCGACTTGCAGGCGCTCACCCGCGTGATCGACGACAGCCGGGTGCTGGAGTCGGGTTTCATCGCGGTATTCGACGGCAAGGGCAAGCTGCGTTTCCAGTCCAAGACCGGCGCCAGCCTGGATCCGGCCAAGATCAACAGCATCGTCACCGATCTGCCGCCGGACTGGGTCGTGACCAAGCAGGACGTCGCCGACTGGGGGTTCACCCTGGTCGCGGCCTATCCCAAGAGCGACGTGAACCGGGTGATCGTCAAGCAGTCGTTGTGGATCTCCAGCATCGGCCTGCTGGTCTGCGCGTTGCTGCTGGGCCTGCAATGGAGCCTGATCCAGAACCGGGTGCTGCGTCCGATCCAACGCCTGACCGCGGTCGCCGAGGAACTCAGCGTCGGCAAGTGGAACCACACCATCGCCGAGGCCGACCTCAAGGACGAAATCGGCAAGCTCGCCCGGGCGATTTCGCGCCTGTCGTACAGCGTGCGCGTGGCGATGGAAAAACTCAGCAAGCAGCGCTGA
- a CDS encoding RidA family protein, translated as MERQVIHPTQVSYSQAHQITGFKRLLFISGQLPQCDACILPKDFDGQCRRAWANVERQLEAAGMDFSNLVKVTTFLTDRRMRKRNYEIRHEVLGEHSPALTVVIAELYEEGWMVEIEAIAAD; from the coding sequence ATGGAACGCCAAGTGATCCATCCCACCCAAGTGTCTTACTCGCAGGCGCACCAGATCACCGGTTTCAAGCGCCTGCTGTTCATCAGCGGCCAGTTGCCGCAGTGCGATGCCTGCATCCTGCCCAAGGACTTCGACGGCCAATGCCGCCGCGCCTGGGCCAACGTCGAACGCCAGCTCGAAGCGGCCGGGATGGATTTCAGCAACCTGGTCAAGGTCACCACCTTCCTCACCGACCGGCGCATGCGCAAGCGCAATTACGAAATCCGCCATGAAGTGCTGGGCGAGCATTCGCCGGCGCTGACGGTGGTGATCGCCGAGTTGTACGAGGAAGGCTGGATGGTCGAGATCGAGGCGATCGCGGCCGATTGA
- the folD gene encoding bifunctional methylenetetrahydrofolate dehydrogenase/methenyltetrahydrofolate cyclohydrolase FolD: protein MTPPSHPARILDGKRIAEDLLDNLKAQVDARVAAGLSRPGLAVVLVGNDPASSVYVRNKRRAAQKVGIRAIDYDLPADTGDEQLLALIDRLNADPQVHGILVQLPLPDRRDATALIHRIDPRKDVDGFHPENVGHLVLRQFGLRPCTPRGITTLLGYTDRPVRGQSATVVGVSNHVGRPMALELLIAGCTVTSCHKFTPPAVLEASVRGADILVVAAGRPSLIPGEWVKPGAVVIDVGINRLDDGRLVGDIGFDAAAQRASWITPVPGGVGPMTVATLMQNTLEAAEAGDRG, encoded by the coding sequence ATGACGCCTCCCTCGCACCCGGCCCGCATCCTCGACGGCAAACGCATTGCCGAGGACCTGCTCGACAACCTCAAGGCCCAGGTCGACGCGCGCGTCGCCGCCGGCCTGTCGCGGCCCGGTCTGGCGGTGGTGCTGGTCGGCAACGATCCGGCCTCCAGCGTCTACGTGCGCAACAAGCGCCGCGCAGCGCAGAAGGTCGGCATCCGCGCGATCGATTACGACCTGCCGGCCGATACCGGCGACGAGCAACTGCTGGCGCTGATCGACCGGCTCAACGCCGATCCGCAGGTCCACGGCATCCTGGTGCAACTGCCGCTGCCCGATCGCCGCGACGCCACCGCGCTGATCCACCGCATCGACCCGCGGAAGGACGTCGACGGTTTCCATCCCGAGAACGTCGGCCATCTGGTGCTGCGCCAGTTCGGCCTGCGTCCGTGTACGCCGCGCGGCATCACCACCTTGCTGGGCTACACCGACCGGCCGGTGCGCGGGCAGAGCGCGACCGTGGTCGGGGTCAGCAACCACGTCGGCCGGCCGATGGCGCTGGAACTGCTGATCGCCGGCTGCACCGTCACCAGCTGCCACAAATTCACCCCGCCGGCGGTGCTGGAAGCCTCGGTACGCGGCGCCGACATCCTGGTCGTCGCGGCCGGCCGCCCGAGCCTGATTCCGGGTGAATGGGTCAAGCCCGGCGCGGTGGTGATCGACGTGGGCATCAACCGCCTGGACGACGGCCGCCTGGTCGGCGACATCGGCTTCGACGCCGCCGCCCAGCGCGCCAGCTGGATCACCCCGGTCCCGGGCGGGGTGGGGCCGATGACGGTGGCGACGTTGATGCAGAACACGTTGGAAGCCGCGGAGGCGGGGGATCGGGGTTAA
- the tadA gene encoding tRNA adenosine(34) deaminase TadA: protein MSEQASIDERWMRHALALADRAEREDDEIPVGAVLVSADGAVLGEGWNRNIRSHDPSAHAEIVALREAGGRIGNHRLIGTTLYVTLEPCAMCAMAMVHARVARVVFGASDPKTGAAGSVFDLLTDPRHNHRVVVHGGVLGDEAGTRLTTYFRRKRGKPV, encoded by the coding sequence GTGAGCGAGCAGGCATCCATCGACGAGCGCTGGATGCGCCACGCGCTGGCGCTGGCCGATCGCGCCGAGCGCGAGGACGACGAGATTCCGGTCGGCGCGGTGCTGGTGTCGGCCGACGGCGCGGTGCTCGGCGAAGGCTGGAACCGCAACATCCGCAGTCACGATCCCAGCGCGCACGCCGAGATCGTCGCCTTGCGCGAAGCCGGCGGCCGGATCGGCAATCACCGCCTGATCGGCACGACCTTGTACGTGACCCTGGAGCCGTGCGCGATGTGCGCGATGGCGATGGTGCATGCGCGGGTCGCGCGGGTGGTCTTTGGTGCGAGCGATCCCAAGACCGGCGCGGCCGGCAGCGTGTTCGATCTGCTGACCGATCCGCGTCATAACCATCGCGTCGTGGTGCACGGCGGGGTGCTGGGCGATGAGGCGGGTACGCGGTTGACTACGTATTTCCGGCGTAAGCGCGGCAAGCCGGTTTGA
- a CDS encoding DUF1244 domain-containing protein, with protein sequence MTHPAPPVDPTPQDHDTIAIQAAAFRRLLAHLMHERSDVQNIDLMILAGFCRNCLGDWYRDAAQARGIDMSKDEAREAIYGMPFAQWKAQFQREATPEQLAAFEAAQKKHG encoded by the coding sequence ATGACCCACCCCGCCCCGCCCGTCGATCCCACGCCGCAGGACCACGACACCATCGCGATCCAGGCCGCCGCGTTCAGGCGCCTGCTCGCCCACCTCATGCACGAGCGCAGCGACGTGCAGAACATCGACCTGATGATCCTGGCCGGCTTCTGCCGCAATTGCCTGGGCGACTGGTACCGCGACGCGGCGCAGGCGCGCGGCATCGACATGAGCAAGGACGAGGCGCGCGAAGCGATCTACGGCATGCCGTTCGCGCAATGGAAGGCGCAGTTCCAGCGCGAGGCGACGCCGGAACAGCTGGCGGCGTTCGAGGCGGCGCAGAAAAAACACGGCTGA
- a CDS encoding TetR/AcrR family transcriptional regulator: MNLVSIAMEISDASPAPADSADAGSETPPRRPRGRPRAFDREQALETAMQLFWRQGFEATSLSDLTAAMGIAPPSLYSAFGSKEQLFREALQRYLQQFRARHAATVQAPGLSARAAFERLFDTIADGFAGCGQRSGCMLVAAEVGSVGASAPLREEIAAHRRSIETGFRARIERGQREGDVAADCDAAGLAKFLATVIQGLSIQARDGATAAELRDVLRAALRAWPES, translated from the coding sequence ATGAATTTAGTATCGATCGCTATGGAAATCAGCGATGCATCTCCGGCACCGGCCGACAGCGCCGACGCGGGCAGCGAAACGCCCCCGCGCCGACCGCGCGGGCGACCGCGCGCGTTCGACCGCGAGCAGGCGCTGGAAACCGCGATGCAGCTGTTCTGGCGCCAGGGCTTCGAAGCGACCTCGCTGAGCGATCTGACCGCGGCCATGGGCATCGCCCCGCCCAGCCTGTATTCGGCGTTCGGCAGCAAGGAGCAGTTGTTCCGCGAGGCGCTGCAACGCTACCTGCAGCAGTTCCGCGCGCGCCACGCCGCCACCGTGCAGGCGCCCGGGCTGAGCGCGCGCGCAGCGTTCGAGCGCCTGTTCGACACTATCGCCGACGGCTTCGCCGGCTGCGGGCAGCGCAGCGGCTGCATGCTGGTCGCGGCCGAGGTCGGCAGCGTCGGCGCGTCGGCGCCCTTGCGCGAGGAAATCGCCGCGCATCGCCGATCGATCGAAACCGGTTTTCGCGCCCGCATCGAACGCGGCCAGCGCGAAGGCGATGTCGCCGCCGATTGCGACGCCGCAGGGCTGGCCAAATTCCTGGCCACCGTGATCCAGGGCCTGTCGATCCAGGCCCGCGACGGCGCGACCGCGGCCGAGTTACGCGACGTGCTGCGCGCCGCGCTGCGGGCCTGGCCCGAGAGCTGA
- a CDS encoding DUF2721 domain-containing protein, translating to MADPLQLSTHYTVVSAMITPAFFLTATASLLVSSNNRLARVVDRMRQQLALLEDTIDEHARDYLEARIILHRRRVRLILICLQLLYGAMTAFVATSLSIGIDQFTDYRITGVPTGLAMCGVLLVLAASINLGREARMSVSMLDAEVKREFDRDNPRKQKS from the coding sequence ATGGCCGATCCCCTGCAACTGAGCACCCACTACACCGTGGTCTCGGCGATGATCACGCCGGCCTTCTTCCTGACCGCGACCGCCTCGCTGCTGGTGTCGTCCAACAACCGGCTCGCGCGCGTGGTCGACCGCATGCGCCAGCAGTTGGCCTTGCTGGAGGACACGATCGACGAGCATGCACGCGACTACCTGGAAGCGCGGATAATCCTGCACCGTCGCCGGGTGCGGCTGATCCTGATCTGCCTGCAGTTGCTGTACGGCGCGATGACCGCCTTCGTCGCCACCAGTTTGTCGATCGGCATCGACCAGTTCACCGACTACCGCATCACCGGCGTGCCCACCGGCCTGGCGATGTGCGGCGTGCTGCTGGTGCTGGCGGCATCGATCAACCTGGGCCGCGAGGCGCGCATGAGCGTGAGCATGCTCGACGCCGAAGTGAAGCGCGAGTTCGATCGGGACAACCCGCGCAAGCAAAAGAGCTGA
- a CDS encoding DUF2272 domain-containing protein — protein sequence MYRCALLVLLSLSATLWPLRPAFAADACPALRDQGAAADAATRIAAAACTENLLWFRPFIDTQGRLASAVVSEAETSRLQDGATETWRRTASYWRDTGLLQRMSGFAGAQQCFDPYGSGYSAVSCRAFLIDNPWSAAFISYVMMKAAVPGFRPSASHYDYVRDAYRGADQSPFQFLDPASATASPGDLLCAVRSSNRVYGYSGLMAALDANNGSLNMHCDVVVAVNPGNDGKAYLIGGNVQQGATMRLMAVNRNGQFWPLPLRSETQVECSPDTASACDMSKLDWAVLLKLKSESALAQLAPPTPLFAPQVAPAPLQPSGCCVQCVVGSGVPRCPNPNTPGIRPEQN from the coding sequence ATGTACCGCTGCGCCTTGTTGGTTTTGCTGAGTCTGTCGGCAACGTTGTGGCCGCTGCGACCCGCGTTCGCCGCCGACGCCTGTCCCGCCTTGCGCGATCAGGGCGCGGCCGCGGATGCGGCCACCCGAATCGCGGCCGCGGCCTGCACCGAGAACCTGCTGTGGTTCCGGCCCTTCATCGACACCCAGGGCCGGCTCGCCAGCGCGGTGGTCAGCGAAGCGGAAACCTCGCGCCTGCAGGACGGCGCCACCGAGACCTGGCGCCGCACCGCCAGTTATTGGCGCGACACCGGCCTGCTCCAGCGCATGAGCGGTTTCGCCGGCGCGCAGCAATGCTTCGACCCCTACGGCAGCGGCTATTCGGCGGTGTCCTGCCGCGCCTTCCTGATCGACAACCCGTGGTCGGCGGCGTTCATTTCCTACGTGATGATGAAGGCGGCGGTGCCCGGGTTCCGGCCGTCGGCCAGCCATTACGACTACGTGCGCGACGCCTACCGCGGCGCCGACCAGAGCCCGTTCCAGTTCCTCGATCCGGCCAGCGCGACCGCCTCGCCCGGCGACCTGCTGTGCGCGGTGCGTTCGAGCAACCGGGTGTACGGCTATTCGGGCCTGATGGCCGCGCTCGACGCCAACAACGGTTCGCTCAACATGCATTGCGACGTGGTCGTCGCGGTCAATCCCGGCAACGACGGCAAGGCGTATCTGATCGGCGGCAATGTGCAGCAGGGCGCGACCATGCGGCTGATGGCGGTCAACCGCAACGGCCAGTTCTGGCCGCTGCCGCTGCGCAGCGAAACCCAGGTCGAGTGTTCGCCCGACACCGCCTCGGCCTGCGACATGAGCAAGCTCGACTGGGCGGTGCTGCTCAAGCTCAAGTCCGAATCGGCCCTGGCCCAGCTCGCGCCGCCGACGCCGTTGTTCGCCCCGCAGGTCGCGCCGGCGCCGTTGCAGCCGTCGGGTTGCTGCGTGCAGTGCGTGGTGGGCTCGGGCGTGCCGCGTTGTCCGAATCCCAATACGCCGGGGATCCGGCCGGAGCAGAACTGA
- a CDS encoding DUF1993 domain-containing protein has protein sequence MSFSLYDISVPAFSRGLDTLSHLLDKGAAYADEQGIDPSQLIGGRLAPDMYTLIGQVQSASDAAKFGAARLAGIAPPSFPDNETTLDELRARIAKTQEFLRSVSPESMDGQEEREIVIRPGGRELKFVARDYIRGFVLPNFYFHLTTAYGILRHQGVPLGKLDYLRGAASPA, from the coding sequence ATGAGCTTTTCGCTCTACGACATCTCGGTGCCGGCCTTCAGCCGCGGCCTCGACACGCTGTCCCACCTGCTCGACAAGGGCGCCGCCTACGCCGACGAGCAGGGCATCGACCCTTCGCAGCTGATCGGCGGGCGTCTGGCGCCCGACATGTACACCCTGATCGGCCAGGTGCAGTCGGCCAGCGACGCGGCCAAGTTCGGCGCCGCGCGCCTGGCCGGCATCGCGCCGCCGAGTTTCCCCGACAATGAAACCACCCTGGACGAACTGCGCGCGCGCATCGCCAAGACCCAGGAATTCCTGCGCAGCGTCAGCCCCGAGAGCATGGACGGCCAAGAGGAACGCGAGATCGTGATCCGCCCGGGCGGCCGCGAACTCAAGTTCGTCGCCCGCGACTACATCCGCGGCTTCGTCCTGCCGAACTTCTATTTTCACCTGACCACGGCCTACGGAATCCTGCGCCACCAAGGCGTACCGCTCGGCAAGCTCGACTACCTGCGCGGCGCGGCGTCGCCGGCCTGA
- the aroQ gene encoding gamma subclass chorismate mutase AroQ, producing the protein MRSETEARASVMVSVARACAGMLLALTFAVTAVAAEPATSAMARVAELSAQRLLLADTVAASKRASGKPVEDAAREHSQLDRLGAQAASRGVSRDQSDAFFKAQIEANKLVQYRLLAQPSRRRQAAIGAIDLEPVRARLDEINQAMLDALAPALREARAEDCVLRAYQEQEQAARRHRLDALHRTALARSFGDICRLP; encoded by the coding sequence ATGCGCAGTGAGACCGAAGCGCGGGCATCGGTCATGGTTTCCGTGGCGCGCGCCTGTGCGGGCATGCTGCTCGCGTTGACGTTTGCCGTGACCGCCGTCGCCGCGGAACCGGCAACCTCGGCGATGGCGCGGGTGGCCGAATTGAGCGCGCAGCGCTTGCTACTGGCCGATACGGTCGCGGCCAGCAAGCGCGCATCGGGCAAGCCGGTCGAGGACGCGGCACGCGAGCATTCGCAGCTCGATCGCCTGGGCGCTCAAGCCGCGTCGCGCGGCGTGTCGCGCGATCAATCCGATGCATTCTTCAAGGCCCAGATCGAAGCCAACAAGCTGGTGCAGTACCGCCTGCTGGCGCAGCCCTCGCGTCGGCGGCAGGCGGCGATCGGAGCGATCGATCTGGAACCGGTGCGCGCGCGCCTGGACGAGATCAATCAGGCCATGCTCGACGCGTTGGCGCCGGCGTTGCGCGAGGCGCGCGCCGAGGACTGCGTGCTGCGCGCGTATCAGGAACAGGAACAAGCCGCGCGCCGGCATCGTCTGGATGCCTTGCATCGCACCGCATTGGCGCGTTCGTTCGGGGATATCTGCCGCTTGCCGTGA
- the guaA gene encoding glutamine-hydrolyzing GMP synthase — protein MTDIHSDKILILDFGAQYTQLIARRIRELGVYCEIWAWDHDPAEIEAYGAKGIILSGGPESTTEHGSPRAPQQVFDAGLPILGICYGMQTMAKQLGGETEAADQREFGHAEVSLVAHDRLFDGLKDHPGSPPRLDVWMSHGDHVSKAPDGFVVTAKTDRIPVAAFADDARRWYGVQFHPEVTHTKQGQTLLRRFVVDICGCQTLWTAAHIIDDQIARVREQVGQDEVILGLSGGVDSSVVAALLHKAIGDQLTCVFVDTGLLRFNEGDQVMAMFAEHMGVKVVRVNAADRYFDKLAGVSDPEAKRKIIGNLFVEIFDEESQKLANAKWLAQGTIYPDVIESAGSKTGKAHVIKSHHNVGGLPEHMKLGLVEPLRELFKDEVRRLGVELGLPREMVYRHPFPGPGLGVRILGEVKREYADLLAQADHIYIDELRKAGLYDKTSQAFAVFLPVKSVGVVGDARAYEWVIALRAVETIDFMTAHWAHLPYDFLGTVSNRIINELRGVSRVVYDISGKPPATIEWE, from the coding sequence ATGACTGATATTCACAGCGACAAGATCCTGATCCTCGACTTCGGCGCGCAATACACGCAGCTGATCGCGCGACGCATCCGCGAACTGGGCGTGTACTGCGAGATATGGGCCTGGGATCACGATCCGGCCGAAATCGAAGCGTACGGCGCCAAGGGCATCATTTTGTCGGGCGGCCCCGAGTCGACCACCGAGCACGGTTCGCCGCGCGCGCCGCAGCAGGTGTTCGACGCCGGCCTGCCGATCCTGGGCATCTGCTACGGCATGCAGACCATGGCCAAGCAGCTCGGCGGCGAAACCGAAGCGGCCGATCAGCGCGAGTTCGGTCATGCCGAAGTGTCGCTGGTCGCGCACGATCGCTTGTTCGATGGTTTGAAGGATCATCCCGGCTCGCCGCCGCGCCTGGACGTGTGGATGAGCCACGGCGATCACGTGTCGAAGGCGCCCGACGGTTTCGTCGTCACCGCCAAGACCGACCGCATTCCCGTCGCGGCGTTCGCCGACGACGCGCGCCGCTGGTACGGCGTGCAGTTCCATCCCGAAGTCACCCACACCAAGCAGGGCCAGACTTTGCTGCGCCGCTTCGTGGTCGACATCTGCGGTTGCCAGACCTTGTGGACCGCCGCGCACATCATCGACGACCAGATCGCGCGCGTGCGCGAGCAGGTCGGCCAAGATGAGGTGATCCTCGGCCTGTCCGGCGGCGTCGATTCCTCGGTGGTGGCCGCGCTGCTGCACAAGGCGATCGGCGATCAGCTGACCTGCGTGTTCGTCGACACCGGCCTGCTGCGCTTCAACGAAGGCGACCAGGTGATGGCGATGTTCGCCGAGCACATGGGCGTCAAGGTCGTGCGCGTCAACGCCGCCGACCGTTACTTCGACAAGCTCGCCGGCGTCAGCGACCCGGAAGCCAAGCGCAAGATCATCGGCAACCTGTTCGTCGAGATCTTCGACGAAGAATCGCAGAAACTCGCCAACGCCAAATGGCTGGCGCAGGGCACGATCTACCCGGACGTGATCGAGTCCGCCGGCAGCAAGACCGGCAAGGCCCACGTCATCAAGAGCCATCACAACGTCGGCGGCCTGCCCGAGCACATGAAGCTCGGCCTGGTCGAACCGCTGCGCGAATTGTTCAAGGACGAAGTGCGGCGCCTGGGCGTCGAACTCGGCCTGCCGCGCGAGATGGTCTACCGCCATCCGTTCCCCGGCCCGGGCCTGGGTGTGCGCATCCTCGGCGAAGTGAAGCGCGAATACGCCGACCTGCTCGCGCAGGCCGATCACATCTACATCGACGAACTGCGCAAGGCCGGCCTGTACGACAAGACCAGCCAGGCCTTCGCGGTGTTCCTGCCGGTGAAATCGGTCGGCGTGGTCGGCGACGCGCGCGCCTACGAATGGGTGATCGCGCTGCGCGCGGTGGAGACCATCGATTTCATGACCGCGCACTGGGCGCATCTGCCGTACGACTTCCTCGGCACGGTGTCGAACCGCATCATCAACGAACTGCGCGGCGTGTCGCGGGTGGTTTACGACATCAGCGGCAAGCCGCCGGCGACGATCGAGTGGGAGTGA
- a CDS encoding alpha/beta hydrolase, which translates to MARNPRLLQSVTVLAGVAAAGYLSICGWLYFKQRELMYFPQNTRLGSDMTDYAVDRGDVVLRGWRLNPGREKALIYFGGNAERIENMRESLAQWFPDRTIYLVSYRGFGASEGQPEEAKLFADALAMFDQVAREHPKQPIAVIGRSLGSGVASYVAGQRPVERLALVTPFDSLSETAQAHYNWLPTRWLVRDRYDSVAHLRGYFGPILVVRASADDVIPPANTQRLIHSLQTRPQGLDVVQLNGADHHNIGQYPQYGQALRDFIH; encoded by the coding sequence ATGGCTCGCAACCCCCGTCTGCTCCAATCCGTCACCGTGCTCGCCGGCGTCGCCGCGGCCGGTTATCTCAGCATCTGCGGCTGGCTGTACTTCAAGCAGCGCGAGCTGATGTATTTCCCGCAGAACACCCGGCTCGGCTCGGACATGACCGATTACGCGGTCGATCGCGGCGACGTGGTGCTGCGCGGCTGGCGGCTCAATCCGGGCCGCGAAAAAGCCCTGATCTATTTCGGCGGTAACGCCGAACGCATCGAGAACATGCGCGAATCGCTGGCGCAGTGGTTCCCCGATCGCACCATCTACCTGGTGTCCTACCGCGGCTTCGGCGCCAGCGAGGGCCAGCCCGAGGAAGCCAAGCTGTTCGCCGACGCGCTGGCGATGTTCGACCAGGTCGCGCGCGAGCATCCCAAGCAGCCCATCGCGGTGATCGGGCGCAGCCTCGGCAGCGGCGTGGCCAGTTATGTCGCCGGCCAGCGACCGGTCGAACGTCTCGCCCTGGTGACCCCGTTCGACAGCCTCAGCGAAACCGCGCAGGCGCACTACAACTGGCTGCCGACGCGTTGGCTGGTCCGCGACCGTTACGACTCGGTCGCGCATCTGCGCGGTTATTTCGGCCCGATCCTGGTCGTGCGCGCGAGCGCCGACGACGTGATCCCGCCGGCCAACACCCAGCGTCTGATCCACTCGTTGCAAACGCGTCCGCAGGGATTGGACGTGGTGCAGTTGAACGGCGCCGATCATCACAACATCGGCCAGTACCCGCAGTACGGTCAGGCTTTGAGGGATTTCATCCACTGA